The following proteins are encoded in a genomic region of Hoeflea phototrophica DFL-43:
- a CDS encoding transglutaminase family protein: MLYDIKLVIDYAFETPAAGARQILRAMPLSIPGRQRLIAGSVSIDTDAVTRNDRTDFFGNQVTEMAFAEAHRDIVISLAARVDVTGGAAPEGPSCDMAALKFALNKDRDLGPRSPLHFLAPARYTPSDRDIGAWSLGFGVDGLAVSAIVANLGLALHNEMRFDAEATTVDTPAAEAFAARHGVCQDFTHIMIIALRHLGIPAGYVSGYLRTLPPPGEPRLEGADAMHAWVSAWCGPETGWVEYDPTNATFAGTDHIVVGYGRDYADVAPVRGAMRTAGGQTSNQSVDVAPVDELPLATV; encoded by the coding sequence ATGCTCTACGACATCAAGCTTGTCATCGACTATGCCTTTGAAACCCCGGCCGCAGGCGCCCGGCAGATCCTGCGTGCGATGCCGCTCAGCATTCCAGGGCGTCAGCGCCTGATTGCAGGCAGCGTAAGCATTGATACCGACGCCGTGACCCGGAACGACCGAACGGATTTCTTCGGCAATCAGGTGACCGAAATGGCATTTGCCGAAGCCCACCGCGACATCGTGATCTCGCTTGCTGCGCGCGTCGACGTGACCGGCGGCGCGGCCCCCGAAGGCCCTTCGTGCGATATGGCCGCCCTCAAGTTTGCTTTGAACAAGGACCGCGATCTCGGGCCGCGCTCCCCCCTGCATTTTCTCGCACCCGCCCGCTACACGCCAAGCGATCGAGACATCGGCGCCTGGTCCTTGGGCTTTGGCGTGGACGGACTGGCGGTCAGCGCCATCGTCGCAAATCTCGGCCTGGCGCTGCACAACGAAATGCGGTTCGACGCCGAAGCCACGACCGTGGATACGCCTGCGGCCGAGGCCTTCGCTGCACGCCATGGCGTCTGTCAGGATTTCACCCACATCATGATCATCGCGCTCAGGCATCTGGGCATTCCGGCAGGCTATGTCAGCGGCTATCTGCGCACCTTGCCGCCACCTGGCGAGCCGCGGCTCGAAGGTGCTGATGCCATGCATGCCTGGGTGTCGGCATGGTGTGGACCTGAAACGGGCTGGGTCGAGTATGATCCGACCAACGCCACATTCGCCGGAACCGATCACATCGTTGTCGGCTATGGCCGTGACTACGCCGATGTCGCGCCGGTGCGCGGCGCAATGCGCACCGCGGGCGGCCAGACCAGCAACCAGTCGGTCGATGTGGCTCCGGTGGACGAGTTGCCGCTGGCAACAGTCTGA